The genomic region AGCCAGGTGACACAGCCAGATGCCGTGACGCGAGTCGGCTTGGCAGAACCTCTCCCTAGCTCCCGTATCCCTGGTATCAGTGCAGTATCTATATGCCTGGGTTAGCGACTGGGGACCTATAAAAAGATCGTCCCAGGCCACAGTGGGGCAGGCTGACATGCAAAGCCCGCATTTTAGGCAATACGAAAACTGCGCATATGCCTCCAGCTCATCTGTTGATTGTACAGATTCCGCTTCAGTTTCCTCGGCCCCTTCTCCGCCCATTACGTAGGGCTTTATCGACCTGTGCTTCTCGAAGAGGGAAACCAGATCGGGCACCAGGTCCCTGATAATGGGAAAGTTGTGTAGGGACCTTACCGTTATCGTACCCGCACCCAGCTCTTCAACGGGGGTGTGGCAGGCGAGCATAGGGAAACTGTTTACGAGCATGCCGCAGGAGCCACAGATTCCCATGCGGCACGAGCTGCGAAATGAAAGGGTGTTATCCATATTCTCCTTGATGTAGATAAGGCCATCCAGCACCGTCATCCCTTTACGCAGTGGAATGGTGAACTGCTGAAGATAGGGCTTCTGATCTTTGCCGGGGAGGTACCGCTGCACCTTGAAGGTTAACTCTTGCACAAGCTACTCCTTGCTACCTGTTTTTTTCACTCATAGGAAGGCATTTATGGGAATATAGACAGCGTAACCGAAGATCGCCAGCCCTACGACCACCAAGCCCCAGTCCAGCAATCTGGCAGGAGGCTTGGGTATTCTCGATTCTATAATTATGGTTCGAAGTCCATGTATCCCGTGGTAAAGCCCAAATATCAAGAGGAGTACATAGCAGATGAGCCAACCGGCGCTGGCCGCCCTCTCTGAAACCGCTCCCCAATCCGTT from Dehalococcoidia bacterium harbors:
- a CDS encoding succinate dehydrogenase iron-sulfur subunit, with protein sequence MQELTFKVQRYLPGKDQKPYLQQFTIPLRKGMTVLDGLIYIKENMDNTLSFRSSCRMGICGSCGMLVNSFPMLACHTPVEELGAGTITVRSLHNFPIIRDLVPDLVSLFEKHRSIKPYVMGGEGAEETEAESVQSTDELEAYAQFSYCLKCGLCMSACPTVAWDDLFIGPQSLTQAYRYCTDTRDTGARERFCQADSRHGIWLCHLAGACSEACPKGVDPALAIQLLKRAMVASSLRLKRGKRPAPIAPAPTEIKPKIEVPEFTVK